Genomic DNA from Pelosinus sp. IPA-1:
AATGCAAGGATTGTCAATGTTGCTTCAGAAGCATCACACAACCATGGTGAACTTAAGTTGCCCGAGGACTTGACCAATACATCTACTTTTACTGCTAGAGGTTCGTCTGCGCTTTATGGAAAAACTAAACTATTTGAAATTATGTTTACTGGGGAAATGGCACGTCGACTTTCTGGGACTGGAGTCACTGTTAATGCACTAAATCCAGGTTTTAACGTAACGGGTCTCGGACGTGAGCTCTGGTTTGCATCTATGCTTGAATGCATCTTGAACTTTTTGCATATCGGAGATCCACGTAAAGGGGCTAACATTATTACTCGTTTGGTTGTTGATCCAGAATACCAGGGGGTGACTGGTGGGTATTTCAACGTTGGCACAGGCGCACCTATTGTGCCTGTATACCCTGGCGGAGATATCACCATGCAAAATAAACTGTGGAATGTTACGAAAGAATTGTTGCAACAAAGAGGTTTGATAGAATGAACAGATATAATAAGGATATCGAAAGCTTTTCAGATTTTTACGTTTATCCCCAAATTTCCGAATAAGAAGAGCTGATCAAAAATATATATAACGACAAACTCCTGCAAAGCAGCTAGCCTTGCAGGAGTTTTGTATATTAACGGTAAATCCAAGACAGGAGCACTATCCCTTGTAAGATATACTAAAACGAACCGTCCCCTTGAGTTTATATAGACGGTGTTTGGGACAACTCTATTTTTTGGTAGAGGTAAATCTTATTTGCCAGTTGCGGGACAGGTGTACCACGTTGGTATTCTGCAAAAAAAAATGGCCGCATTTTACAAAAAAATGAATTTAAAGGAAAATATAAATACTATTTGGCGAATTGTGCAAGGTATAGTTAATTATTAATTGAAGCATTTTTAACAATGGTAAATATTTATATAAATTAGTAGATTTTACTTTATACTGAGTAAACCATTCCACTAATGGACAATCTAACCATATAAATTATCGGGAGGCGTTATTCATGGAAAACAAAACCTATTACGACCCCAAAACAAAAAATCACAATATACACAGCCAAAACACCAATAAACTCAACCTATTAATTCACGAAAAGAGTCCATATTTACTTCAGTAGTCGATTGGCATCCGTGGGAGCAGAGCTTTTAACCATTATAAAATTAACTATGAGAGGCGTTTCTAGT
This window encodes:
- a CDS encoding SDR family NAD(P)-dependent oxidoreductase; this translates as MSAYPIVVITGATSGLGQLVAIELAKRGNHIVLTARSKNRAEMARKMIKDFAPKAEVDFFFGDLSLMEDVRRIGNEIKAAYSKIDALVNNAGLHAFEQRITSEGFAEMIAVNYLAPWLLTHTLQESLLNSENARIVNVASEASHNHGELKLPEDLTNTSTFTARGSSALYGKTKLFEIMFTGEMARRLSGTGVTVNALNPGFNVTGLGRELWFASMLECILNFLHIGDPRKGANIITRLVVDPEYQGVTGGYFNVGTGAPIVPVYPGGDITMQNKLWNVTKELLQQRGLIE